The following nucleotide sequence is from Paenibacillus odorifer.
ACTGGGAAAGCGCTGGAAGAACGTACGATTACAAGCGAGAAGAAATTTGGGAAAAAAATTCCTGTTCAAATTCCAACTCACGTAGCCGGAACCTTACGATTTGAAAATGGTGCCATTGCAACGTTGATTACAAGCTTTGATATCTTTGGCGGGAGCAACCTGCCGCATATAGAAATCTACGGAACGCTAGGAACGATTCAAGTTCCAGACCCGAATAACTTTGGGGGTCCCGTGAAACTCCGGCTTATGGGTGAGAATGAGTGGACGGAACAGCCGTTGTTGTCAGGGTATGATCAGAATACCCGCGGGATTGGACCAGCAGATATGGCTTACGCCATTCGAACGGGTAGAGGGCATCGTGCCAGTGGAGAACTGGCTTATCACGTATTAGAAGCAATGTGGGCTTTCCATGATTCTTCTGATGCTCATTCATTCTACGAAATGGAAAGCACCTGCACTCGTCCTGCGGCACTTCCAATCGGTCTTGCTCCTAACACTTTGGATTAGAGAATTCTTCCTGAATCTGCAACCTATCACTTCCGGTCTTCGTTTGAGAAGATGAAGAGTGGAGGTGTTAATAGGATGCGTAAGATAATTATTGGTTGGATATGGATTCCCGTTGTTATTTTGTTAATCAGTGGCTGTTCAGAGGCTCAACAAGCGAATAAGGAGCCGGTTCCTACTCCTGTAATTAGTTCAGAACCACAAATTCTAGCTTCTAAGAACCCTGCAATGGATGATCCAGGCGAGGTTAAGACTTTCTTATCTGCTCAGAAGATTCCTAACGGAGATATTTATCTGCAAGATAACAAGGTTCATATTAATATTGTAGGTTTGAACTCGGAGATTGAGCAGAGCTTTGCTCAGGCTTTCACTGCAGGTACTTATGAGCTTCATGATGTGAAATATACAATGCAAGAGTTATTAGCTGCTCAAGAATTGTTGCATGAACAAGAACTCTACCAGAAGCTGAATCTCTACGGCTCTGGTGTAGATACTATTGGCAATAAAGTAACTATTACCATTCCGTCTGATGATGCGGAAGCAGCCAAGCTTGAAATTGAAAAGTGGATCGATCCAGAGATGTTGACCTATGATATTTCAGAAATAGGTGATCCACATGTAGTGGGTACAATCGTTGAGATCGACACTAAACAGGCGAAGCGGATTCTAATCCTTGAACCTGGAAACGAAGATCCATCTTACTGGTTCACATTCAATGCGAAATCTGAAATGTTTAATGACGCTGGAGAGTCCATCAGCTTTAAGGATTTGCAGGTTGGACAGCAGGTTAAGTTATGGAATACAGGGATGGTGCTGGAATCTTTTCCCGCGCTTGCGAGTGTGCGGAGAATGGAGCTATCAGTTACTGAATAATCTAATAGACCCGTCAACAGGTAGCAAGTGCTCCACGCATTTGAACAGTAGATGGAAAGTGAGGGTGCTCTAACCCTCACTTTTTCTTAATTAGGAATAGTATACTTTTTCTACTTTGTATAATGTATGCTCGATTGTTGGACAGAGATTGGCATCTACTTTGTAATACTTAACTCGAAAATATAAACTTTTCAAGAAATTCTTTATATTATTTTTTTGTTTAAAAGCAGGAAGAAATTCTGGATTTTTCTCCACATCACCAAAACTTCGAATCCATTGCTCTACATAAGTCTGACTAAGCATTTTTCTATCTAAAACACTAATTATGGGTCTTACCATTCGCTCATCTTCCCCATCGGAGTATATTCGATCTGTTATGGTCATCTTTTCGTGAACCAAATCGAGGATAGTTATAAGGTCATTTTTATCCAGTTCGGAACATTGAGCCAATACATCTAAAGTATCTGCTGCATGGGCTATGGCATGAGCCCAGCCTTTTTCTTCGTCATACCCCCGGTAATCGCGCTCATTTTGCACACTGCAAAATACCTTCTCCTTTATCTGATGAATTTGCTCTCTTGAGAGAAATGGTGATTCTTTATGCCTCATGAAGAGGA
It contains:
- a CDS encoding DUF2785 domain-containing protein, with the translated sequence MNLKETLICIKENDYQAPPDTIQLVQEMINNIGSLDAQLRDELIYTTLSHWIPGNALTTNELEQLIPVILDKNHLHFKLGETNADSVFTRSFSMLVIPLLFMRHKESPFLSREQIHQIKEKVFCSVQNERDYRGYDEEKGWAHAIAHAADTLDVLAQCSELDKNDLITILDLVHEKMTITDRIYSDGEDERMVRPIISVLDRKMLSQTYVEQWIRSFGDVEKNPEFLPAFKQKNNIKNFLKSLYFRVKYYKVDANLCPTIEHTLYKVEKVYYS